From Oncorhynchus tshawytscha isolate Ot180627B linkage group LG11, Otsh_v2.0, whole genome shotgun sequence, the proteins below share one genomic window:
- the LOC112261774 gene encoding GSK3-beta interaction protein has product MEIDYQPEDSPVSLFDEDCIDHVKDMRLEAEAVVSDVLFAVSEMYVSSNLDSALAVAYINVETREGNRYCLELNEAGLRVVGYAFDQVDESLSTQYFETIYSLLDTLSPGYREAFGNALLQRLERLQQNGQ; this is encoded by the exons ATGGAGATAGACTACCAACCAGAGGACTCGCCTGTCTCCTTATTCGATGAAGACTGTATTGATCACGTGAAGGACATGAGGTTGGAAGCAGAGGCAGTGGTCAGCGATGTGTTATTCGCCGTGTCCGAAATGTATGTGTCCTCAAATTTGGACAGTGCTTTGGCTGTGGCCTACATCAACGTGGAAACAAGAGAGGGCAATCGCTATTGCCTTGAGCTCAATGAAGCTGGACTAAGG GTGGTTGGCTACGCCTTTGACCAGGTGGATGAGAGCTTGAGCACCCAATACTTTGAGACTATTTATTCACTGCTGGATACCCTCAGCCCAGGCTACAGAGAAGCTTTTGGGAATGCCCTGCTTCAGCGATTGGAGAGGCTGCagcaaaatggacaatga